In Bombus terrestris chromosome 6, iyBomTerr1.2, whole genome shotgun sequence, a single window of DNA contains:
- the LOC100646706 gene encoding von Willebrand factor A domain-containing protein 8 isoform X2 yields the protein MIVSIGQVSKTVKAPKKPEYVPRKYLLNLSIQNEDASTLRHLKWMLQKDVLSQDIFLIGGPGTRRRKLALAFLEFTDREVEFIALSRDTTEADLKQRREIRSGTAYYHDQSAVRAATNGRILIIEGVEKAERNVLPVLNNLLENREMHLEDGRFLVPATRYDKLLKTYSQEELDNWRLVRVSEDFRVIALGMPAPRYPGHPLDPPLRSRFQARHIPPPSFEEQLNTLKNLVTHTDTVKLKQLLSCSHAFVTQEAVSLGLPDFPLDNLTSVAIILDKCPYLSVYDIFYRCYPYKLFLAKEGQLSVESILETFNIPKPTMHDVMISKYVNVDRKNEEDNSVSVSIKHPSGEIGLNVPCGTKKINEKAQESKYVETSYQNNLLISLLESHVVSDICLIGPKGCGKSITVQTLANLLGYEIEPVVLYQDMTSRDLIQQRTTLSNGDTVWKNSPLVDAALHGKLAILDGINRIDPSTLAIVHRLVHDRELQLHDGKRLIRADRYDEIKEKYNKSDAELQESGVLRIHPSFRIIALAESPMLNTSSRQWLNSELLSLFLFHEMRPLTKSEELHIVRSKYGEPSTALLNILELAHVLRSSSDPTLQSLASFLSTRQLLRIAERMHKFQTDDAYSAVQRSCLARFLPAIAKQALDDCCNSVGIVATKNTVDQNIKCQINGNTVKIGNTVTERYNTTALTKVPDVLFYDVPQHVALLENLLQDFSLGQNLLLVGNQGVGKNKIVDRLLQLLNRPREYIQLHRDTTVQTLTLQPMVRDGKVVYEDSPLVQAVKLGHVLVVDEADKAPTHVTCILKTLVESGEMILSDGRRIVSSLSSDEENSNKILLHPDFKMIILANRPGFPFLGNDFFGALGDLFSTHTVDNPSVENEIQLLKRYGPNVDEQIIFKLVKAFGKLRNMADQGLVSYPYSTREVVNIVKHLEKFPQEPLSKVVRNVFDFDRYSEETFDTLVSVLHEHGIPIGTSSTNIALAKEISLPESKISATWNFSNKQDVLRVQEKYIKLKPPISLSQKILSLDRVEARSALFTELQSYWTIPISDTAVVAGLSVIKGTKADGKDDVINVLTTNPLKIFSMIQESDKVQETTLHGLINSERSNRLRFTMASDKNQNVLVYEETSNVLLIVNLGEGFVQKVEILSFFDIASDKISNALRNTSFHRKMKTDLIKSHNQIVFYVYNSNKIEVVDLNRMCFYIVNLPFEIESILLPSEKRWLIQGRNQNKYILKKSVESSPCPNILQQVEESSKNNFENDLFLSCTGSNLNSNLLSAALKQKIDSPNRLLVSNNTYATIAVGFPDLDSFNELHTWPRPKQSRSSAPPVFMDNGQIIRTVTAHEVPNDILPNTGANLGVVGYIEIVDIVNQKLRYIPVPELSTVSNMTQFLYPNKHNLYIALKSNQDLVTVDAGGCVRLWEVSLANIEKSLGAWRRMLEDGNENLQMTKERYSGLDVSGPKHGKIDDKNEPHVGGNTWAGGTGGRDTAGLGGKGGPYRLDAGHTVHQLSDEEKNAVPEHIKKAAREMGLKAFQQRLREINMSEYDHNLYSQFSDAVQKQVKALRTIIDSLQAKSKERQWCRHQTSGELDDTKLIEGLTGERTIYRRRAEKEPELGTPPTKPKRLKLVVDVSGSMYRFNGYDGRLDREMEACVMVMEAFSGYEGKFQYDIVGHSGDDYNIVFVKHTQPPANNKRRLEVIKTMHAHSQFCMSGDNTLEATQHAIANLAKEDADECIVVVLSDANFERYGIRPELFTKILTSNSDVNAFAIFIGSLGDQAFYLTKKIASGRAFVCMDLKDIPRILQQIFAASLLSTTRSG from the exons ATGATTGTTAGTATTGGCCAAGTTTCAAAAACAGTGAAAGCACCAAAAAAGCCTGAGTATGTGCCTAGAAAATACT TGTTAAATCTATCTATTCAAAATGAGGATGCATCTACATTAAGGCATTTAAAATGGATGCTTCAAAAAGATGTTTTATCTcaagatatttttttaattggaGGTCCAGGGACTAGACGTAGAAAATTAGCTCTTGCTTTTCTTGAATTCACAGACCGTGAAGTAGAATTTATAGCACTTTCAAGGGATACAACAGAAGCAGATCTAAAACAGCGGAGAGAAATAAGAAGTGGCACTGCTTATTATCATGATCAAAGTGCTGTAAGGGCTGCAACAAATGGAAGGATTCTTATTATTGAAGGTGTAGAGAAAGCTGAAAGAAATGTTCTTCCTGTTCTGAATAATTTATTGGAAAACCGTGAAATGCATTTAGAGGATGGGAGATTTCTTGTCCCTGCAACACGTTATGATAAGTTACTCAAG ACATACAGCCAGGAGGAATTAGATAATTGGAGACTAGTTAGAGTTAGCGAAGACTTTAGAGTTATTGCACTGGGTATGCCAGCACCAAGATATCCTGGCCATCCACTTGATCCTCCTCTTAGATCTAGGTTTCAAGCCAGACATATTCCACCTCCCAGTTTTGAA gaGCAATTGAACACATTAAAAAATCTAGTTACGCACACTGACACTGTGAAATTAAAGCAATTATTATCGTGCTCGCACGCTTTCGTTACACAAGAGGCTGTGTCCTTAGGTCTTCCGGATTTTCCTCTCGATAATTTGACATCGGTTGCTATTATACTG GATAAGTGTCCATACCTGTCGGTGtacgatatattttacagaTGTTATCCGTATAAGCTATTTTTGGCAAAGGAGGGCCAATTGTCCGTCGAGAGTATCCTCGAAACTTTTAATATACCGAAACCAACGATGCACGACGTTATGATTTCAAAATATGTAAACGTAGATaggaaaaatgaagaagacAATTCAGTGAGTGTCAGTATAAAGCATCCTTCAGGGGAAATAGGGTTGAAC GTTCCTTGTGGCacgaaaaagattaatgaaaaagcaCAAGAAAGTAAATACGTAGAAACGAGTTAtcagaataatttattgataaGTTTGTTAGAATCGCATGTTGTTTCTGATATTTGTTTGATCGGCCCAAAAGGATGTGGGAAATCAATAACTGTACAAACGTTAGCTAATTTattggggtacgaaatcgagCCTGTCGTATTGTATCAG GATATGACATCTAGAGACTTGATACAACAACGGACAACATTGTCCAATGGTGATACGGTTTGGAAAAATTCGCCGCTAGTCGATGCAGCTTTGCATGGAAAATTGGCTATACTGGATGGAATTAACAGAATCGATCCTAGCACTCTAGCTATTGTACATAG atTGGTTCACGATCGAGAGTTACAGCTGCACGACGGCAAAAGACTCATCAGAGCAGATCGTTACGACGAGATAAAGGAGAAGTACAATAAATCTGACGCAGAACTGCAAGAATCAGGTGTACTGCGTATTCATCCATCGTTTCGAATTATAGCTTTAGCAGAATCACCGATGCTTAACACGTCTTCGAGGCAATGGTTGAATTCAGAGCTGCTCAGTTTGTTCCTTTTCCACGAGATGAGGCCGCTCACCAAGTCGGAGGAGCTTCATATCGTTCGATCAAAg TACGGGGAACCTTCCACGGCGTTATTAAACATTTTGGAATTGGCACACGTACTGCGATCCTCCAGCGATCCAACTTTACAATCCTTAGCTAGCTTTCTCAGTACGAGACAGCTTCTGAGGATAGCAGAAAGGATGCACAAGTTCCAAACTGACGATGCTTATAGCGCAGTGCAACGCTCTTGTCTGGCTCGTTTCTTACCAGCGATAGCGAAACAAGCACTGGACGATTGCTGCAATAGCGTAGGTATCGTTGCAACGAAAAATACGGTGGATCAGAATATCAAGTGTCAAATTAATGGGAATACCGTAAAAATTGGTAATACGGTTACCGAACGATACAACACGACAGCTTTGACAAAAGTACCTGATGTTTTATTTTACGACGTGCCGCAGCACGTTGCACTATTGGAGAATCTACTGCAAGACTTTAGTTTAGGACAGAATCTGTTGCTAGTTGGAAACCAGGGTGTCGGCAAAAATAAAATCGTCGATCGATTGTTACAACTTCTAAATAGGCCGCGTGAATATATACAACTACACAGGGACACTACTGTTCAAACTTTGACTCTTCAACCAATGGTTAGGGATGGAAAAGTTGTGTACGAAGACTCGCCACTCGTGCAAGCTGTTAAATTAGGACACGTGCTCGTCGTTGATGAAGCGGACAAAGCTCCAACCCATGTTACGTGTATTTTAAAG ACTTTAGTCGAATCTGGTGAAATGATATTATCAGATGGAAGACGTATAGTATCTTCTCTAAGTTCCGACGAagaaaattcgaataaaatacTGCTTCATCCAGATTTTAAGATGATAATATTAGCAAACAGACCCGGTTTTCCATTCTTGGGAAATGATTTCTTTGGAGCATTGGGTGATCTATTCAGTACGCATACGGTCGATAATCCAAGCgttgaaaatgaaattcaacTTTTGAAACGTTACGGTCCGAATGTAGACgagcaaataatatttaaattggtAAAAGCTTTTGGAAAATTGCGAAATATGGCTGATCAAGGATTAGTTTCGTATCCATATTCGACTCGGGAAGTTGTTAATATTGTAAAGCATTTAGAG AAATTCCCACAAGAACCGTTATCTAAGGTGGTGCGAAATGTATTCGATTTCGATCGATATAGCGAGGAAACTTTTGATACTTTAGTATCTGTATTACACGAACATGGGATTCCCATTGGAACAAGTTCTACTAATATTGCGTTAGCGAAAGA AATATCTTTGCCGGAAAGCAAAATTAGTGCTACCTGGAATTTTTCTAATAAGCAGGACGTGCTACGCGTGcaggaaaaatatattaagttaAAACCACCGATAAGTTTAAGTCAAAAGATTTTATCTTTAGATCGCGTTGAAGCCAGATCAGCTTTATTTACTGAATTACAAAGTTATTGGACCATTCCAATTAGTGACACCGCCGTAGTCGCAGGTCTGTCAGTTATTAAAGGTACAAAAGCCGATGGAAAGGATGATGTAATTAATGTCCTCACTACGAATCCATTAAAGATCTTTAGCATGATTCAAGAATCAGATAAAGTTCAGGAAACTACGTTACATGGATTAATAAATTCTGAAAGAAGCAATAGACTTCGATTCACTATGGCAAGTGATAAAAATCAAAACGTTTTAGTCTACGAAGAAACA AGCAATGTTCTTTTAATAGTGAATTTAGGCGAAGGATTCGTTCAGAAGGTAGAAATATTATCTTTCTTTGATATAGCATCGGATAAAATATCAAATGCCTTGAGAAATACAAGTTTTCACCGAAAAATGAAGACGGATTTGATAAAATCCCATAATCAAATCGTTTTCTATGTCTATAATTCTAACAAGATTGAAGTGGTCGATTTAAATCGCATGTGTTTCTACATAGTGAATTTACCGTTTGAAATAGAATCAATTTTACTTCCATCAGAAAAAAGGTGGTTGATTCAAGGTAGAAATCAAAACAAATATATTCTCAAGAAATCTGTAGAATCGTCACCGTGTccaaatattttacaacaaGTAGAAGAATCTagcaaaaataattttgaaaatgatttatttctcAGTTGCACTGGCAGCAACTTGAACAGCAATCTACTTAGTGCAGCACTGAAACAGAAAATAGATTCTCCAAATAGATTGCTAGTATCTAACAATACCTATGCCACTATCGCTGTTGGATTTCCCGATCTAGATAGTTTTAACGAACTACATACTTGGCCAAGACCAAAACAGAGCAGAAGCTCCGCGCCCCCTGTTTTTATGGATAATGGGCAAATTATTAGAACGGTTACAGCTCATGAAGTTCCTAATGATATTCTTCCAAACACTGGAGCAAATTTAGGGGTCGTTGGTTATATAGAAATTGTTGATATCGTAAATCAGAAGTTACGATATATACCCGTACCAGA ACTATCCACCGTATCGAATATGACTCAATTTTTGTATCCAAACAAGCATAACTTGTATATTGCTCTTAAATCAAATCAGGATCTTGTAACGGTAGATGCAGGTGGTTGCGTTCGCCTTTGGGAGGTGTCTCTAGCGAATATTGAAAAATCACTTGGAGCTTGGCGAAGAATGTTGGAAGACGGTAATGAAAATTTGCAAATGACGAAAGAAAGGTATTCTGGCTTGGATGTTAGTGGTCCAAAACATGGTAAAATCGATGACAAAAACGAACCGCACGTTGGAGGCAATACATGGGCAGGAGGAACCGGAG GAAGGGACACAGCTGGTCTTGGTGGAAAAGGTGGACCTTATCGCTTAGATGCTGGCCATACGGTGCATCAACTTAGCGACGAAGAAAAGAACGCGGTACCGGAACATATTAAAAAGGCAGCGAGAGAAATGGGTCTTAAAGCGTTTCAGCAGCGACTAAGAGAAATTAATATGAGCGAATATGATCATAATCTATATTCCCAATTCAGTGACGCTGTTCAGAAGCAAGTTAAAGCGTTAAGAACTATAATAG ATAGTCTACAGGCAAAAAGTAAAGAACGTCAATGGTGCAGGCACCAAACTTCCGGCGAGCTAGACGATACTAAATTAATCGAAGGATTAACAGGGGAAAGAACAATTTACCGAAGAAGGGCGGAGAAAGAACCTGAGCTCGGCACTCCTCCGACAAAACCGAAGCGTTTAAAATTAGTAGTGGACGTTTCTGGTAGCATGTATAGGTTTAATGGCTATGATGGACGTCTTGATAGAGAAATGGAAGCTTGTGTTATGGTAATGGAGGCGTTTAGTGGGTACGAAGGGAAGTTTCAGTACGATATCGTTGGCCATTCCGGTGATGACTATAATATTGTTTTTGTAAAGCATACTCAACCGCCGGCTAATAATAAGCGTAGATTGGAAGTAATAAAG acGATGCATGCACACTCACAATTTTGCATGTCTGGCGATAATACTTTAGAGGCGACTCAACATGCGATCGCGAATCTAGCTAAAGAAGACGCCGATGAATGTATCGTTGTTGTGCTGTCGGACGCCAATTTTGAACGTTATGGTATTCGTCCCGAGctatttacaaaaattcttaCATCGAATTCAGATGTTAATGCATTTGCTATATTTATTGGTTCTTTAGGCGATCAAGCTTTTTA tttaACCAAGAAGATAGCCTCGGGACGTGCGTTTGTCTGTATGGATCTCAAGGATATACCTCGAATCTTGCAACAAATATTTGCTGCTTCTTTGTTAAGTACTACAAGATCCGGTTGA
- the LOC100646706 gene encoding von Willebrand factor A domain-containing protein 8 isoform X1, with protein sequence MLYVLCHFHRMSTNHKVLTRSNVFRSNLLLFARCKSDNNMIVSIGQVSKTVKAPKKPEYVPRKYLLNLSIQNEDASTLRHLKWMLQKDVLSQDIFLIGGPGTRRRKLALAFLEFTDREVEFIALSRDTTEADLKQRREIRSGTAYYHDQSAVRAATNGRILIIEGVEKAERNVLPVLNNLLENREMHLEDGRFLVPATRYDKLLKTYSQEELDNWRLVRVSEDFRVIALGMPAPRYPGHPLDPPLRSRFQARHIPPPSFEEQLNTLKNLVTHTDTVKLKQLLSCSHAFVTQEAVSLGLPDFPLDNLTSVAIILDKCPYLSVYDIFYRCYPYKLFLAKEGQLSVESILETFNIPKPTMHDVMISKYVNVDRKNEEDNSVSVSIKHPSGEIGLNVPCGTKKINEKAQESKYVETSYQNNLLISLLESHVVSDICLIGPKGCGKSITVQTLANLLGYEIEPVVLYQDMTSRDLIQQRTTLSNGDTVWKNSPLVDAALHGKLAILDGINRIDPSTLAIVHRLVHDRELQLHDGKRLIRADRYDEIKEKYNKSDAELQESGVLRIHPSFRIIALAESPMLNTSSRQWLNSELLSLFLFHEMRPLTKSEELHIVRSKYGEPSTALLNILELAHVLRSSSDPTLQSLASFLSTRQLLRIAERMHKFQTDDAYSAVQRSCLARFLPAIAKQALDDCCNSVGIVATKNTVDQNIKCQINGNTVKIGNTVTERYNTTALTKVPDVLFYDVPQHVALLENLLQDFSLGQNLLLVGNQGVGKNKIVDRLLQLLNRPREYIQLHRDTTVQTLTLQPMVRDGKVVYEDSPLVQAVKLGHVLVVDEADKAPTHVTCILKTLVESGEMILSDGRRIVSSLSSDEENSNKILLHPDFKMIILANRPGFPFLGNDFFGALGDLFSTHTVDNPSVENEIQLLKRYGPNVDEQIIFKLVKAFGKLRNMADQGLVSYPYSTREVVNIVKHLEKFPQEPLSKVVRNVFDFDRYSEETFDTLVSVLHEHGIPIGTSSTNIALAKEISLPESKISATWNFSNKQDVLRVQEKYIKLKPPISLSQKILSLDRVEARSALFTELQSYWTIPISDTAVVAGLSVIKGTKADGKDDVINVLTTNPLKIFSMIQESDKVQETTLHGLINSERSNRLRFTMASDKNQNVLVYEETSNVLLIVNLGEGFVQKVEILSFFDIASDKISNALRNTSFHRKMKTDLIKSHNQIVFYVYNSNKIEVVDLNRMCFYIVNLPFEIESILLPSEKRWLIQGRNQNKYILKKSVESSPCPNILQQVEESSKNNFENDLFLSCTGSNLNSNLLSAALKQKIDSPNRLLVSNNTYATIAVGFPDLDSFNELHTWPRPKQSRSSAPPVFMDNGQIIRTVTAHEVPNDILPNTGANLGVVGYIEIVDIVNQKLRYIPVPELSTVSNMTQFLYPNKHNLYIALKSNQDLVTVDAGGCVRLWEVSLANIEKSLGAWRRMLEDGNENLQMTKERYSGLDVSGPKHGKIDDKNEPHVGGNTWAGGTGGRDTAGLGGKGGPYRLDAGHTVHQLSDEEKNAVPEHIKKAAREMGLKAFQQRLREINMSEYDHNLYSQFSDAVQKQVKALRTIIDSLQAKSKERQWCRHQTSGELDDTKLIEGLTGERTIYRRRAEKEPELGTPPTKPKRLKLVVDVSGSMYRFNGYDGRLDREMEACVMVMEAFSGYEGKFQYDIVGHSGDDYNIVFVKHTQPPANNKRRLEVIKTMHAHSQFCMSGDNTLEATQHAIANLAKEDADECIVVVLSDANFERYGIRPELFTKILTSNSDVNAFAIFIGSLGDQAFYLTKKIASGRAFVCMDLKDIPRILQQIFAASLLSTTRSG encoded by the exons atgttatacgttttatgtcATTTTCATCGCATGTCAACTAATCATAAAGTTTTAACGAGATCTAATGTATTTCGTTCTAACCTTTTATTATTTGCACGTTGCAAATCAG ATAATAATATGATTGTTAGTATTGGCCAAGTTTCAAAAACAGTGAAAGCACCAAAAAAGCCTGAGTATGTGCCTAGAAAATACT TGTTAAATCTATCTATTCAAAATGAGGATGCATCTACATTAAGGCATTTAAAATGGATGCTTCAAAAAGATGTTTTATCTcaagatatttttttaattggaGGTCCAGGGACTAGACGTAGAAAATTAGCTCTTGCTTTTCTTGAATTCACAGACCGTGAAGTAGAATTTATAGCACTTTCAAGGGATACAACAGAAGCAGATCTAAAACAGCGGAGAGAAATAAGAAGTGGCACTGCTTATTATCATGATCAAAGTGCTGTAAGGGCTGCAACAAATGGAAGGATTCTTATTATTGAAGGTGTAGAGAAAGCTGAAAGAAATGTTCTTCCTGTTCTGAATAATTTATTGGAAAACCGTGAAATGCATTTAGAGGATGGGAGATTTCTTGTCCCTGCAACACGTTATGATAAGTTACTCAAG ACATACAGCCAGGAGGAATTAGATAATTGGAGACTAGTTAGAGTTAGCGAAGACTTTAGAGTTATTGCACTGGGTATGCCAGCACCAAGATATCCTGGCCATCCACTTGATCCTCCTCTTAGATCTAGGTTTCAAGCCAGACATATTCCACCTCCCAGTTTTGAA gaGCAATTGAACACATTAAAAAATCTAGTTACGCACACTGACACTGTGAAATTAAAGCAATTATTATCGTGCTCGCACGCTTTCGTTACACAAGAGGCTGTGTCCTTAGGTCTTCCGGATTTTCCTCTCGATAATTTGACATCGGTTGCTATTATACTG GATAAGTGTCCATACCTGTCGGTGtacgatatattttacagaTGTTATCCGTATAAGCTATTTTTGGCAAAGGAGGGCCAATTGTCCGTCGAGAGTATCCTCGAAACTTTTAATATACCGAAACCAACGATGCACGACGTTATGATTTCAAAATATGTAAACGTAGATaggaaaaatgaagaagacAATTCAGTGAGTGTCAGTATAAAGCATCCTTCAGGGGAAATAGGGTTGAAC GTTCCTTGTGGCacgaaaaagattaatgaaaaagcaCAAGAAAGTAAATACGTAGAAACGAGTTAtcagaataatttattgataaGTTTGTTAGAATCGCATGTTGTTTCTGATATTTGTTTGATCGGCCCAAAAGGATGTGGGAAATCAATAACTGTACAAACGTTAGCTAATTTattggggtacgaaatcgagCCTGTCGTATTGTATCAG GATATGACATCTAGAGACTTGATACAACAACGGACAACATTGTCCAATGGTGATACGGTTTGGAAAAATTCGCCGCTAGTCGATGCAGCTTTGCATGGAAAATTGGCTATACTGGATGGAATTAACAGAATCGATCCTAGCACTCTAGCTATTGTACATAG atTGGTTCACGATCGAGAGTTACAGCTGCACGACGGCAAAAGACTCATCAGAGCAGATCGTTACGACGAGATAAAGGAGAAGTACAATAAATCTGACGCAGAACTGCAAGAATCAGGTGTACTGCGTATTCATCCATCGTTTCGAATTATAGCTTTAGCAGAATCACCGATGCTTAACACGTCTTCGAGGCAATGGTTGAATTCAGAGCTGCTCAGTTTGTTCCTTTTCCACGAGATGAGGCCGCTCACCAAGTCGGAGGAGCTTCATATCGTTCGATCAAAg TACGGGGAACCTTCCACGGCGTTATTAAACATTTTGGAATTGGCACACGTACTGCGATCCTCCAGCGATCCAACTTTACAATCCTTAGCTAGCTTTCTCAGTACGAGACAGCTTCTGAGGATAGCAGAAAGGATGCACAAGTTCCAAACTGACGATGCTTATAGCGCAGTGCAACGCTCTTGTCTGGCTCGTTTCTTACCAGCGATAGCGAAACAAGCACTGGACGATTGCTGCAATAGCGTAGGTATCGTTGCAACGAAAAATACGGTGGATCAGAATATCAAGTGTCAAATTAATGGGAATACCGTAAAAATTGGTAATACGGTTACCGAACGATACAACACGACAGCTTTGACAAAAGTACCTGATGTTTTATTTTACGACGTGCCGCAGCACGTTGCACTATTGGAGAATCTACTGCAAGACTTTAGTTTAGGACAGAATCTGTTGCTAGTTGGAAACCAGGGTGTCGGCAAAAATAAAATCGTCGATCGATTGTTACAACTTCTAAATAGGCCGCGTGAATATATACAACTACACAGGGACACTACTGTTCAAACTTTGACTCTTCAACCAATGGTTAGGGATGGAAAAGTTGTGTACGAAGACTCGCCACTCGTGCAAGCTGTTAAATTAGGACACGTGCTCGTCGTTGATGAAGCGGACAAAGCTCCAACCCATGTTACGTGTATTTTAAAG ACTTTAGTCGAATCTGGTGAAATGATATTATCAGATGGAAGACGTATAGTATCTTCTCTAAGTTCCGACGAagaaaattcgaataaaatacTGCTTCATCCAGATTTTAAGATGATAATATTAGCAAACAGACCCGGTTTTCCATTCTTGGGAAATGATTTCTTTGGAGCATTGGGTGATCTATTCAGTACGCATACGGTCGATAATCCAAGCgttgaaaatgaaattcaacTTTTGAAACGTTACGGTCCGAATGTAGACgagcaaataatatttaaattggtAAAAGCTTTTGGAAAATTGCGAAATATGGCTGATCAAGGATTAGTTTCGTATCCATATTCGACTCGGGAAGTTGTTAATATTGTAAAGCATTTAGAG AAATTCCCACAAGAACCGTTATCTAAGGTGGTGCGAAATGTATTCGATTTCGATCGATATAGCGAGGAAACTTTTGATACTTTAGTATCTGTATTACACGAACATGGGATTCCCATTGGAACAAGTTCTACTAATATTGCGTTAGCGAAAGA AATATCTTTGCCGGAAAGCAAAATTAGTGCTACCTGGAATTTTTCTAATAAGCAGGACGTGCTACGCGTGcaggaaaaatatattaagttaAAACCACCGATAAGTTTAAGTCAAAAGATTTTATCTTTAGATCGCGTTGAAGCCAGATCAGCTTTATTTACTGAATTACAAAGTTATTGGACCATTCCAATTAGTGACACCGCCGTAGTCGCAGGTCTGTCAGTTATTAAAGGTACAAAAGCCGATGGAAAGGATGATGTAATTAATGTCCTCACTACGAATCCATTAAAGATCTTTAGCATGATTCAAGAATCAGATAAAGTTCAGGAAACTACGTTACATGGATTAATAAATTCTGAAAGAAGCAATAGACTTCGATTCACTATGGCAAGTGATAAAAATCAAAACGTTTTAGTCTACGAAGAAACA AGCAATGTTCTTTTAATAGTGAATTTAGGCGAAGGATTCGTTCAGAAGGTAGAAATATTATCTTTCTTTGATATAGCATCGGATAAAATATCAAATGCCTTGAGAAATACAAGTTTTCACCGAAAAATGAAGACGGATTTGATAAAATCCCATAATCAAATCGTTTTCTATGTCTATAATTCTAACAAGATTGAAGTGGTCGATTTAAATCGCATGTGTTTCTACATAGTGAATTTACCGTTTGAAATAGAATCAATTTTACTTCCATCAGAAAAAAGGTGGTTGATTCAAGGTAGAAATCAAAACAAATATATTCTCAAGAAATCTGTAGAATCGTCACCGTGTccaaatattttacaacaaGTAGAAGAATCTagcaaaaataattttgaaaatgatttatttctcAGTTGCACTGGCAGCAACTTGAACAGCAATCTACTTAGTGCAGCACTGAAACAGAAAATAGATTCTCCAAATAGATTGCTAGTATCTAACAATACCTATGCCACTATCGCTGTTGGATTTCCCGATCTAGATAGTTTTAACGAACTACATACTTGGCCAAGACCAAAACAGAGCAGAAGCTCCGCGCCCCCTGTTTTTATGGATAATGGGCAAATTATTAGAACGGTTACAGCTCATGAAGTTCCTAATGATATTCTTCCAAACACTGGAGCAAATTTAGGGGTCGTTGGTTATATAGAAATTGTTGATATCGTAAATCAGAAGTTACGATATATACCCGTACCAGA ACTATCCACCGTATCGAATATGACTCAATTTTTGTATCCAAACAAGCATAACTTGTATATTGCTCTTAAATCAAATCAGGATCTTGTAACGGTAGATGCAGGTGGTTGCGTTCGCCTTTGGGAGGTGTCTCTAGCGAATATTGAAAAATCACTTGGAGCTTGGCGAAGAATGTTGGAAGACGGTAATGAAAATTTGCAAATGACGAAAGAAAGGTATTCTGGCTTGGATGTTAGTGGTCCAAAACATGGTAAAATCGATGACAAAAACGAACCGCACGTTGGAGGCAATACATGGGCAGGAGGAACCGGAG GAAGGGACACAGCTGGTCTTGGTGGAAAAGGTGGACCTTATCGCTTAGATGCTGGCCATACGGTGCATCAACTTAGCGACGAAGAAAAGAACGCGGTACCGGAACATATTAAAAAGGCAGCGAGAGAAATGGGTCTTAAAGCGTTTCAGCAGCGACTAAGAGAAATTAATATGAGCGAATATGATCATAATCTATATTCCCAATTCAGTGACGCTGTTCAGAAGCAAGTTAAAGCGTTAAGAACTATAATAG ATAGTCTACAGGCAAAAAGTAAAGAACGTCAATGGTGCAGGCACCAAACTTCCGGCGAGCTAGACGATACTAAATTAATCGAAGGATTAACAGGGGAAAGAACAATTTACCGAAGAAGGGCGGAGAAAGAACCTGAGCTCGGCACTCCTCCGACAAAACCGAAGCGTTTAAAATTAGTAGTGGACGTTTCTGGTAGCATGTATAGGTTTAATGGCTATGATGGACGTCTTGATAGAGAAATGGAAGCTTGTGTTATGGTAATGGAGGCGTTTAGTGGGTACGAAGGGAAGTTTCAGTACGATATCGTTGGCCATTCCGGTGATGACTATAATATTGTTTTTGTAAAGCATACTCAACCGCCGGCTAATAATAAGCGTAGATTGGAAGTAATAAAG acGATGCATGCACACTCACAATTTTGCATGTCTGGCGATAATACTTTAGAGGCGACTCAACATGCGATCGCGAATCTAGCTAAAGAAGACGCCGATGAATGTATCGTTGTTGTGCTGTCGGACGCCAATTTTGAACGTTATGGTATTCGTCCCGAGctatttacaaaaattcttaCATCGAATTCAGATGTTAATGCATTTGCTATATTTATTGGTTCTTTAGGCGATCAAGCTTTTTA tttaACCAAGAAGATAGCCTCGGGACGTGCGTTTGTCTGTATGGATCTCAAGGATATACCTCGAATCTTGCAACAAATATTTGCTGCTTCTTTGTTAAGTACTACAAGATCCGGTTGA